A genomic window from Sphingobacterium spiritivorum includes:
- a CDS encoding pectinesterase family protein yields the protein MKIKITIWFLLLYTAVFAQQPLKLTVAQQGTADFRTIQEAVYAVRDHFEQPVQILVRNGIYREKLIIPAWKRYIHIVGESREGTIIQYDDFSGKDNPDKTKGLDKINTYLSYTVLVQGNDTRLENLTVENTAGPVGQAVALHLEADRVVVKNCNVSGWQDTFYLAKDGTRNYVEDCYISGSTDFIFGAATAFFKNCVIESRSNSYITAASTTQQSAFGFIFQDCKLITKDKAVTKVYLGRPWRPYAKTVFIRCELGEHITAKGWDPWDGDKMFPDKHKTATYIEVANYGAGAADLTGRVTWSRQWRKYNNKDYALQKVFGDWNPLKNQ from the coding sequence ATGAAGATTAAGATCACAATATGGTTCCTGCTGTTGTATACAGCAGTGTTTGCGCAGCAACCTCTGAAACTCACGGTAGCACAGCAGGGGACGGCTGATTTCAGAACTATACAGGAAGCCGTTTATGCAGTAAGAGATCATTTTGAACAACCTGTACAGATATTAGTAAGGAACGGCATTTATCGTGAGAAATTGATTATTCCGGCGTGGAAGCGTTATATCCATATCGTGGGAGAGAGCAGAGAAGGAACGATTATCCAGTATGATGACTTTTCAGGAAAGGACAATCCTGATAAGACAAAAGGTCTTGATAAGATAAATACTTACCTGTCTTATACAGTTCTGGTACAGGGTAATGATACGAGACTGGAAAATCTGACCGTTGAAAATACAGCGGGGCCTGTAGGTCAGGCTGTGGCTTTACACCTGGAAGCGGATAGGGTAGTTGTCAAAAACTGCAATGTATCAGGCTGGCAGGATACTTTTTATCTGGCGAAAGATGGTACCCGAAATTATGTAGAGGACTGCTATATCTCCGGATCGACCGATTTTATTTTTGGGGCTGCCACTGCCTTTTTTAAAAACTGCGTTATCGAGAGCCGGAGCAATTCATATATCACTGCTGCATCTACGACCCAACAATCGGCATTTGGATTTATATTTCAAGATTGTAAACTGATAACCAAAGATAAAGCGGTAACTAAAGTGTATCTGGGCAGACCATGGCGACCTTATGCCAAAACAGTGTTTATCCGTTGTGAACTGGGGGAGCATATAACAGCTAAAGGCTGGGATCCCTGGGACGGAGATAAAATGTTTCCGGACAAACATAAGACAGCCACTTACATCGAGGTGGCTAATTATGGTGCCGGCGCCGCAGATCTTACGGGACGTGTAACATGGAGCCGGCAATGGAGGAAGTACAATAATAAGGATTATGCTCTCCAAAAAGTTTTCGGGGACTGGAATCCATTGAAAAATCAATAA
- a CDS encoding alpha/beta hydrolase, whose translation MKYIRSFFILLFILLTAAVSAQSNFPRDTSFTLNSAYQKDRKKFPDIRTVTEYKGDDIRTQKNILYKEIGDRKLLLDIYAPAKQDRKYPCVIMIHGGGWRSGDKDMMAGFASNLSLRGYVVLSVGYRLSLEAKYPAAVHDLEDAIVWARKHADQYQIDKRKIVTLGTSSGGQLASLLGTNTYSDRRKQVQATVNIDGILAFHHPESAEGEVAALWLGGKYEEVPKIWEQASALYQVSKRTAPVLFLNSSFPRFHAGRDDMILKLKKYGTDTEVCTFDPSPHTFWFYEPWFTPMLEKIDHFLNRVL comes from the coding sequence ATGAAGTATATACGTAGTTTCTTTATTCTTCTGTTTATTCTGCTGACAGCTGCTGTATCAGCTCAATCTAATTTTCCGCGTGATACCAGTTTTACACTTAACAGCGCTTATCAGAAGGATCGGAAAAAATTTCCGGATATCCGAACAGTTACCGAATATAAAGGAGACGATATCCGGACTCAAAAAAATATTCTTTACAAAGAAATAGGAGACAGAAAACTTCTGTTGGATATATATGCTCCTGCTAAACAAGATCGGAAATATCCTTGTGTCATTATGATTCACGGCGGAGGCTGGCGTTCGGGTGATAAGGATATGATGGCCGGCTTTGCTTCTAACCTTTCTCTTCGGGGATATGTGGTGCTCAGTGTCGGGTACAGATTATCTCTGGAGGCAAAGTATCCTGCAGCAGTGCATGATTTGGAAGATGCGATTGTATGGGCCCGGAAGCATGCAGATCAATACCAGATTGATAAACGAAAAATAGTAACACTGGGTACGTCTTCAGGCGGTCAGCTTGCCAGCCTGCTGGGAACCAATACTTATTCAGACAGACGCAAGCAGGTTCAGGCGACTGTAAATATAGACGGTATATTAGCCTTTCATCATCCCGAATCTGCGGAAGGTGAAGTCGCTGCCTTATGGCTGGGAGGTAAATATGAAGAGGTCCCTAAAATTTGGGAACAGGCTTCAGCCCTGTATCAGGTCAGTAAAAGAACCGCTCCTGTCTTATTCCTGAACAGCTCATTTCCCCGGTTTCATGCCGGAAGGGATGATATGATCCTGAAGCTGAAAAAGTATGGGACAGATACGGAAGTCTGTACTTTTGATCCTTCGCCCCATACTTTTTGGTTTTATGAGCCCTGGTTTACTCCAATGCTGGAAAAAATAGATCACTTTCTGAATCGGGTATTGTAG
- a CDS encoding chaperone modulator CbpM, with protein METTKIKIIDFCHSRKVEASFIQILRESELIHITVEQNVEYVDEDELRNLERFAALYYDLDVNPQGIEVAHHLLQKVERLQEELRLLQAKMRSLEQG; from the coding sequence ATGGAAACTACAAAAATTAAAATAATAGACTTTTGTCATTCCAGAAAGGTGGAGGCATCTTTTATTCAGATACTGAGGGAAAGCGAATTGATCCATATCACTGTAGAGCAGAATGTGGAATATGTGGATGAGGATGAGTTGAGAAATCTGGAACGATTTGCGGCCTTATATTATGATCTGGATGTCAATCCGCAAGGAATAGAAGTCGCACACCATTTGTTGCAGAAGGTAGAACGTCTGCAGGAAGAATTACGTCTGCTACAGGCAAAAATGAGAAGTCTGGAACAGGGCTAA
- a CDS encoding DnaJ C-terminal domain-containing protein, protein MAFVDYYNILGLDKSASQDDVKKAYRKLARKYHPDLNPNDETAKQKFQEINEANEVLTDPEKRKKYDQYGENWKHGEEYEQAQQQYRRNPGGGNPFAGAGTDPNAYSGNFDDSQFSDFFEQMFGSRRGGGRQSTFKGQDFNAELHLTLQQAYTTHQQTFTVNGQNIRITIHAGVEDGQKIKLKGHGSEGINGGPKGDLYITFTIDKDQRFRREGNDLYTNLDIDLYTAVLGGEATLDTFGGKVKLKIKPETQNGAKMRLKGKGFPIYRKEDQFGDLYVTINVQIPTQLSEEEKALFKQLAELKK, encoded by the coding sequence ATGGCATTTGTAGATTATTATAACATATTGGGGCTGGATAAGTCCGCTTCTCAGGATGATGTAAAAAAGGCTTACCGAAAACTTGCCCGGAAATATCATCCGGATCTCAATCCGAATGATGAAACAGCAAAACAAAAATTTCAGGAAATCAATGAAGCAAATGAGGTACTTACAGATCCCGAAAAACGTAAAAAATACGATCAGTACGGAGAAAACTGGAAACACGGGGAAGAGTATGAGCAGGCACAACAGCAATACAGACGAAACCCGGGAGGAGGGAACCCATTTGCAGGAGCAGGTACAGATCCAAATGCATACTCCGGAAATTTTGATGACAGTCAGTTCTCCGATTTTTTCGAGCAGATGTTTGGAAGCCGTCGTGGAGGAGGAAGACAAAGTACATTCAAAGGCCAGGATTTTAATGCGGAACTGCATCTCACCTTACAACAAGCTTATACTACGCATCAGCAGACTTTTACGGTCAACGGGCAGAATATCCGGATCACGATCCACGCTGGTGTAGAAGACGGGCAGAAGATAAAATTAAAAGGACACGGCAGCGAAGGAATAAACGGAGGACCTAAAGGAGACCTCTATATTACTTTTACTATTGATAAGGATCAACGGTTCAGAAGAGAAGGAAATGACCTGTATACTAATCTGGATATCGATCTTTATACCGCTGTTTTAGGCGGAGAAGCGACACTGGACACCTTTGGTGGTAAGGTTAAACTTAAAATCAAACCCGAAACGCAGAATGGAGCTAAGATGCGCTTAAAGGGAAAAGGATTTCCCATCTATAGAAAAGAGGATCAGTTCGGAGATCTGTATGTTACAATCAATGTACAAATCCCGACACAGCTCTCTGAAGAAGAGAAAGCATTATTCAAACAATTAGCTGAACTAAAAAAGTAA